A part of Caldicellulosiruptor owensensis OL genomic DNA contains:
- a CDS encoding HesA/MoeB/ThiF family protein, producing the protein MAIQKRYIKNIGALSIDAQKKLLSTTVAVVGVGGIGGFLIEGLARLGVKKIIAVDMDFFDETNLNRQIISNINNLGKYKVFEAEKRVKEINPAVYFEPIKEKAYLENLDIFLMEASYIFDATDNLEIRKSLSKFAQRMGKILIHGGCAGWYAQIAIITKDTQGIEKLLGETNIEGAEKDLGNPIFAPMLTAALELSEFCKLISTQGENLIGKCMVVNLLTNEYRIFEF; encoded by the coding sequence ATGGCTATACAAAAAAGATATATAAAAAACATAGGTGCTTTGAGTATAGATGCCCAAAAAAAACTTCTTTCAACAACAGTTGCTGTTGTTGGAGTTGGTGGCATAGGTGGCTTTTTGATAGAAGGACTTGCACGACTTGGAGTGAAAAAGATCATAGCAGTTGATATGGACTTTTTTGATGAGACAAATTTAAATAGGCAAATAATTTCTAATATAAACAACCTTGGAAAGTACAAAGTATTTGAAGCAGAAAAAAGAGTAAAAGAAATAAACCCTGCAGTTTATTTTGAACCAATAAAGGAAAAGGCTTATTTAGAAAACCTTGATATATTTTTGATGGAAGCAAGTTATATCTTTGATGCAACTGACAATTTAGAAATAAGGAAAAGTCTTTCAAAGTTCGCACAAAGGATGGGAAAAATATTAATCCACGGTGGGTGTGCCGGCTGGTATGCTCAAATTGCCATCATTACAAAAGATACCCAAGGCATAGAAAAACTTTTAGGGGAAACGAATATTGAGGGTGCTGAAAAGGACCTTGGCAATCCTATATTTGCACCTATGCTTACAGCGGCTTTAGAACTTTCTGAGTTTTGTAAACTGATATCAACTCAAGGAGAGAATTTGATAGGAAAGTGCATGGTTGTGAATCTTCTGACAAATGAATATAGGATTTTTGAATTTTAG
- a CDS encoding 4Fe-4S binding protein, protein MPKVLRADNMNKCLGCFTCMLTCAAVNHNNHNLAKSSIKVKTRGGLQSKFAATICVACKEPACAEACPTNALVKRPGGGVKLIEEKCIACEKCVSACIVGSIHMDYDRKIPIVCKHCGACVRMCPHNCLSMEEVSEQDDR, encoded by the coding sequence TTGCCCAAGGTTCTTCGAGCTGATAATATGAACAAGTGTCTTGGATGCTTTACATGCATGCTCACATGTGCAGCAGTGAACCATAACAATCACAACCTTGCAAAAAGCTCAATAAAAGTTAAGACAAGAGGTGGACTTCAGAGCAAGTTTGCAGCGACAATTTGTGTTGCCTGCAAAGAACCAGCTTGTGCAGAGGCTTGTCCAACAAATGCGCTTGTTAAAAGACCAGGTGGAGGAGTAAAGCTCATTGAAGAGAAGTGTATTGCCTGTGAAAAATGTGTCAGTGCATGTATAGTTGGTTCAATTCATATGGATTATGACAGAAAAATTCCAATTGTTTGCAAACACTGTGGGGCATGTGTGAGAATGTGTCCGCACAATTGCCTTTCAATGGAGGAGGTGAGTGAGCAAGATGATAGGTAA
- the moaA gene encoding GTP 3',8-cyclase MoaA — MMKMFDGYSRKIDYLRLSVTDRCNFFCMYCRTKDLCYERAEQLSKGEIFRIISAFKKLGIQKLRITGGEPFLRDDIFEIIEFAHSIGIENINITTNGWLDTEKIKKVIKSPLKSVNISLDTLDKEKYRFVTGIDGLDKVLTAIDKLRDHKRVKINTVLIRSVNLDEIEDLISFAKKRDVIIRFIELMPISIAKQIFEDEFVSKDEVIKRFKGIKEVSTKEVSAAKYYYVEDFDYTVGFISSVSDHFCKTCNKIRVSSTGVLYNCLFDKNGLNLKDFLDDENLLIKKMEDFVKTKKLIRSLKSDMPMFKIGG; from the coding sequence GTGATGAAAATGTTTGATGGTTATTCAAGAAAAATAGACTATTTAAGGCTTTCTGTAACTGATAGATGTAACTTTTTTTGCATGTATTGCCGAACAAAGGATTTGTGTTATGAAAGGGCAGAACAGCTTTCAAAAGGAGAAATATTTAGAATAATCTCTGCATTTAAAAAGCTTGGGATCCAAAAACTTCGAATTACTGGTGGAGAGCCTTTTTTGAGAGATGACATTTTTGAGATAATTGAGTTTGCACACAGTATTGGCATAGAAAATATAAATATAACAACAAATGGTTGGTTAGATACCGAAAAGATTAAAAAGGTTATTAAAAGTCCGCTCAAGTCAGTAAATATTTCTCTTGATACATTGGATAAAGAAAAATACAGGTTTGTAACAGGGATTGATGGTTTAGATAAGGTTTTGACAGCAATAGATAAGTTGAGAGATCACAAGAGAGTGAAAATAAACACTGTGCTCATTCGTTCTGTCAATCTTGATGAGATAGAAGATTTGATTTCCTTTGCGAAAAAGAGGGATGTTATTATTCGCTTTATTGAACTTATGCCTATTAGCATTGCCAAACAAATCTTTGAAGATGAATTTGTAAGCAAAGATGAGGTTATCAAAAGGTTCAAAGGAATAAAAGAAGTGAGCACAAAGGAAGTTTCCGCTGCTAAATATTACTATGTTGAAGATTTTGACTATACGGTAGGATTTATAAGCTCTGTATCAGACCATTTTTGCAAAACGTGCAATAAAATCAGAGTCTCATCAACTGGCGTGCTTTACAATTGTCTGTTTGATAAGAATGGCTTAAACTTGAAAGATTTTTTGGATGATGAAAATCTCCTGATCAAAAAGATGGAAGATTTTGTCAAAACGAAAAAGCTGATAAGAAGCCTAAAATCGGATATGCCGATGTTTAAGATAGGAGGGTAG
- a CDS encoding GNAT family N-acetyltransferase, protein MIELKEVSQENQEKIKNFCDVNNIPFYESTISHVVLDGSNILGVSQLKVENGIAEILIIFVKEEFRNMGFGDGLLKMQINYCYRNSINFIKVKKDLTISFSKELGL, encoded by the coding sequence ATGATTGAGCTCAAAGAAGTATCACAAGAAAACCAAGAAAAAATAAAAAATTTTTGTGATGTGAACAATATACCTTTTTATGAAAGTACAATTTCACATGTTGTGTTAGATGGCAGCAATATATTAGGAGTTTCTCAGCTCAAGGTTGAAAATGGAATAGCTGAGATATTAATCATTTTTGTGAAGGAAGAATTTAGGAACATGGGGTTTGGAGATGGGCTTTTAAAAATGCAGATTAACTACTGTTATAGAAATTCAATAAACTTTATTAAGGTAAAAAAGGACTTAACGATCAGTTTTTCAAAAGAGTTGGGTTTGTAG
- a CDS encoding ATP-binding cassette domain-containing protein, whose amino-acid sequence MIKVIDVKKNFGQRILFECKSLTFEKKGLYIIKGPNGCGKTTFLRMLFGKDKEYSGKIHNLFKKNIMLPQQPYFFKGSVEYNLAIALSNESLKSAQEVLNMFGVPLKTNINQLSAGQRQLVSFLRAFYIPSDVLFLDEPDSFLDKEVKEFVYRLIEDEAQKRCIIVVTHYQGVALKGNVIYFENGQIIKEGELYK is encoded by the coding sequence TTGATTAAAGTCATAGATGTGAAAAAGAATTTTGGGCAGAGGATATTGTTTGAGTGCAAAAGTCTCACATTTGAAAAGAAAGGACTTTATATTATAAAAGGACCAAACGGTTGCGGGAAGACCACATTTTTGAGAATGCTATTTGGGAAGGATAAAGAATATTCAGGCAAAATACACAATTTGTTCAAGAAAAACATTATGCTTCCGCAGCAACCATATTTTTTTAAAGGGTCGGTTGAATATAATCTTGCAATTGCTCTTTCGAATGAAAGTCTAAAGTCTGCCCAGGAAGTTTTAAATATGTTTGGTGTTCCTCTTAAAACCAACATAAATCAGCTCTCAGCTGGGCAGAGACAGTTAGTAAGTTTCTTAAGAGCGTTTTATATACCTTCTGATGTACTTTTTTTGGATGAGCCCGATTCCTTTCTCGATAAAGAGGTAAAAGAGTTTGTGTACAGACTTATAGAAGATGAAGCACAAAAAAGGTGTATAATAGTTGTAACACATTATCAAGGTGTAGCTTTAAAGGGCAATGTGATATATTTTGAAAATGGTCAGATTATTAAAGAAGGGGAGCTCTACAAATGA
- a CDS encoding molybdopterin molybdotransferase MoeA, which translates to MKDYHFSAVLPQHARVSIQEILKKYLVLEEEEISLYDAKNRFVAEDYKAIHTSPPTDVAAMDGYAVMAEETFEAYDTNPKYIESFKTIQTGESIDNFNAVIPFEDVQIEHGKIKIFQSYYPRQNVRSQGEDIKEGEMIIKKGEFLTFFDKVYLKAGGWLNVKVYKMPKVAFLPTGDELVDRIERAGQLVEFNSVIFSELLYQYGFEISVFKPVANDLNVLKETLKKLLDEFDIVFVNAGSSKGDRDLTHDVIQSLGRVAVHGIAIKPGKPTVIGEVNGKLVMGLPGFPVSMFFVLKEIFLKAFFDTYLLNPKEKTVMAVLERRVGSDVGAEEYIRVQVENKDGKNHARVLKRGASVISSLKRADGYIVVPVNVDVVEEGSLVEVKMI; encoded by the coding sequence ATGAAAGACTATCATTTTTCAGCTGTGCTTCCCCAGCATGCAAGAGTTTCTATCCAGGAAATTCTAAAGAAATATCTGGTATTAGAAGAAGAGGAGATTTCATTGTATGATGCAAAAAATAGATTTGTTGCAGAGGATTACAAAGCTATTCATACATCCCCACCTACAGATGTTGCTGCAATGGATGGATATGCCGTGATGGCTGAAGAGACATTCGAGGCTTATGATACAAATCCAAAATATATTGAAAGTTTCAAAACTATCCAAACAGGCGAAAGTATAGATAATTTCAATGCGGTTATTCCTTTTGAAGATGTTCAGATAGAACACGGTAAAATAAAAATTTTTCAAAGCTACTATCCGCGTCAAAACGTTCGCTCACAGGGCGAGGATATAAAAGAAGGCGAGATGATAATAAAGAAAGGCGAGTTTTTGACATTTTTTGACAAAGTATATCTAAAAGCTGGTGGGTGGCTTAATGTCAAGGTTTACAAAATGCCAAAAGTTGCTTTTCTGCCAACTGGAGATGAGCTTGTGGATAGAATTGAAAGGGCTGGACAGCTTGTTGAGTTCAATTCGGTGATTTTTAGTGAGCTTCTGTATCAGTATGGTTTTGAAATTAGTGTTTTCAAGCCAGTAGCCAACGATTTAAATGTTCTTAAAGAAACTTTGAAAAAACTTTTAGATGAGTTTGATATTGTGTTTGTAAATGCTGGGTCATCTAAAGGTGACAGGGATTTGACACATGATGTAATTCAAAGTCTTGGCAGAGTAGCTGTCCATGGTATAGCTATAAAACCCGGCAAACCAACAGTCATAGGTGAGGTAAATGGGAAACTTGTAATGGGACTTCCTGGTTTTCCTGTTTCTATGTTTTTTGTTCTCAAAGAGATTTTTTTAAAGGCTTTCTTTGACACATATTTGTTAAATCCGAAAGAAAAGACTGTTATGGCTGTACTGGAAAGAAGAGTTGGGTCAGACGTTGGAGCCGAGGAGTATATAAGAGTACAGGTTGAAAACAAGGATGGCAAAAACCATGCAAGAGTTTTAAAAAGAGGAGCAAGTGTGATTTCAAGTTTGAAGCGAGCAGATGGATATATAGTTGTGCCAGTAAATGTGGATGTTGTGGAAGAGGGAAGTTTAGTTGAGGTCAAGATGATTTGA
- a CDS encoding ABC transporter permease, whose translation MLANVVLSTMIVCIPSTFLAVLIGVPAGYFLKVKRFKYRKMLIRIVYTLSGLPPVLAGLLVYILLSKKGPLGFLDILFTKWAMIITQVILIVPIVTLYTLSGLKNIDSVLENLDYLNVKGCKRYTAIVREYLKEIVYAIVLGLSRAISEVGGVLIVGGNIEGSTRILTTAIIFEITKGEFSNALLLGAVLLAISFTFNTILQILQGDAFD comes from the coding sequence ATGCTGGCAAATGTAGTTCTTTCAACTATGATTGTTTGTATTCCTTCGACATTCCTGGCGGTTTTGATAGGTGTTCCTGCAGGATATTTTCTCAAAGTCAAAAGATTTAAATACAGAAAGATGTTAATTAGAATAGTTTATACTCTATCTGGGCTACCACCTGTGCTCGCAGGACTGCTGGTATATATACTTCTTTCCAAAAAAGGTCCTCTTGGTTTTTTAGACATACTTTTTACCAAATGGGCTATGATCATTACCCAGGTAATACTAATTGTTCCTATAGTCACACTGTATACTCTGTCTGGACTAAAAAATATAGATAGTGTTCTTGAAAACTTGGATTATTTGAATGTGAAAGGATGCAAAAGGTATACAGCCATTGTGAGGGAGTATTTAAAAGAAATAGTATATGCTATTGTTTTAGGTCTTTCAAGAGCAATTTCTGAGGTTGGTGGAGTTTTGATTGTTGGGGGGAACATAGAAGGAAGCACACGGATTTTAACAACAGCCATAATTTTTGAAATTACCAAGGGTGAGTTTTCAAACGCTCTTTTGCTGGGTGCGGTGCTGCTTGCTATCTCATTTACTTTTAATACAATTTTGCAAATATTGCAGGGTGATGCTTTTGATTAA
- a CDS encoding molybdopterin molybdotransferase MoeA, with product MKVLKTYFEVFEILKDEFCNFDLQSEKVPVQEAVFRICAQDIIADIDVPHFDKSTVDGYALRCEETFEANDENPAVFEIVGEVKTGEVPNFQIQKGQAARIFTGGYVPQNVNSIVMLENTIEEDGKLYVFKPAKPGENILKKGEDIKKGSIVIKKYQKLEPAQIGVLAAIGKKEVEVFKKLRVGIISTGDEIISQAEKLDGAKIYDVNSFTLYTSCYMEHALPKMYGIIKDDFEVLKDVLFKALQENDIVLISGGSSVGTYDNTLKAIESLKDSKVLVDGVSIKPGKPTIIAKVGIKAVFGLPGHPVSCLFIFNFFVKKLIDIILHQQDTSRKVLAKMKTSISSQSGRTEFVFVKLHFGDEILAEPLYGKSGSINLLNSASGYIRVDATKTGIKAGDTVEVILI from the coding sequence ATGAAGGTATTAAAAACATATTTTGAAGTTTTTGAGATACTTAAAGATGAGTTTTGTAATTTTGATCTTCAATCAGAAAAGGTTCCTGTTCAGGAAGCAGTTTTTAGAATTTGTGCTCAAGATATTATAGCAGATATAGATGTTCCTCACTTTGACAAGTCCACTGTTGATGGATATGCACTAAGATGTGAAGAGACGTTTGAAGCAAATGATGAAAACCCGGCCGTATTTGAAATAGTAGGTGAGGTGAAAACGGGAGAGGTACCAAACTTTCAAATACAAAAAGGACAAGCTGCAAGGATATTCACAGGAGGGTATGTACCGCAAAATGTAAATAGCATTGTGATGCTTGAAAATACTATTGAAGAAGATGGAAAACTCTATGTTTTCAAGCCAGCAAAGCCTGGCGAAAATATACTCAAAAAAGGTGAGGATATAAAAAAAGGCAGTATAGTCATCAAAAAATATCAAAAGCTTGAGCCTGCTCAAATTGGCGTGCTGGCTGCAATAGGTAAAAAGGAAGTTGAGGTTTTTAAAAAGTTAAGAGTGGGTATCATCTCAACCGGAGATGAAATAATATCGCAGGCTGAAAAGCTCGATGGTGCAAAGATTTATGATGTAAATTCATTTACTCTGTATACATCATGCTACATGGAACACGCTCTTCCTAAAATGTATGGGATTATAAAAGATGATTTTGAAGTTTTAAAAGATGTCCTCTTTAAAGCTTTGCAGGAAAACGACATTGTTCTTATTTCAGGTGGAAGTTCTGTTGGCACATACGACAATACTTTAAAGGCTATTGAGAGCCTAAAAGATTCTAAGGTGCTTGTTGACGGTGTTTCAATAAAACCAGGCAAACCAACAATAATAGCAAAGGTTGGAATAAAGGCAGTTTTTGGACTTCCTGGTCATCCTGTGTCTTGCCTTTTTATATTCAACTTTTTTGTAAAAAAACTTATTGACATCATATTACATCAGCAGGACACTTCTAGAAAAGTACTTGCAAAAATGAAGACATCTATTTCAAGTCAATCGGGCAGAACTGAGTTTGTGTTTGTAAAGCTTCATTTTGGTGATGAGATTTTAGCTGAGCCTCTTTATGGAAAATCAGGTTCAATAAATCTTTTAAATAGTGCAAGTGGATATATAAGAGTTGATGCAACAAAAACGGGTATCAAGGCAGGGGATACTGTTGAGGTGATATTGATATGA
- a CDS encoding cyclic pyranopterin monophosphate synthase MoaC/MOSC-domain-containing protein, with protein sequence MEFTHFDKDGLPKMVDVTSKEPSFRVARASGKIFVGKDVIEAIENRLLPKGDVFATAKVAAINAAKKTFELIPLCHNIFLSFVDVSYRIDREEGYIEAVSEVKTEAKTGAEMEAITAVVIFLETVYDMCKAVKKDMVITDIRLIEKSGGKSGYYIYENNKSAKVVSINISRQKGTPKEPVSEAVLIENYGIEGDAHAGTSHRQVSLLDISSINKMEQYGLKGLCFGKFAENITTENLDLQKISLGTKLRIGNNVLLEISQIGKKCHGSGCEIARSVGVCIMPQEGLFAKVLKGGKIKAGDIIEILNE encoded by the coding sequence ATGGAATTTACACATTTTGATAAAGATGGTCTTCCCAAGATGGTAGATGTGACGTCAAAAGAACCAAGTTTTAGGGTTGCAAGAGCAAGCGGGAAGATATTTGTAGGAAAGGATGTTATTGAAGCAATTGAAAATAGGCTTTTACCAAAAGGGGATGTGTTTGCAACTGCTAAGGTTGCAGCGATAAATGCTGCCAAAAAGACGTTTGAACTTATACCTCTTTGCCACAACATATTTTTGTCTTTTGTTGACGTTTCGTATAGGATAGACAGGGAAGAAGGGTACATTGAAGCAGTATCAGAAGTAAAAACTGAAGCAAAAACAGGTGCGGAGATGGAAGCAATCACAGCAGTGGTTATTTTTTTAGAGACAGTATATGACATGTGCAAAGCTGTAAAAAAAGATATGGTAATTACTGATATAAGACTTATAGAAAAGTCTGGAGGAAAATCTGGATATTATATTTATGAAAATAATAAAAGTGCAAAGGTTGTGTCAATCAACATCAGCAGACAAAAAGGAACGCCGAAAGAACCAGTAAGTGAAGCGGTTTTGATTGAAAACTATGGAATTGAAGGTGATGCACACGCCGGGACTTCTCATCGGCAGGTAAGTCTTCTTGATATATCCAGCATAAATAAGATGGAACAGTACGGGCTCAAAGGACTTTGTTTTGGCAAGTTTGCAGAGAACATTACAACAGAAAACTTGGATCTGCAAAAAATTTCGCTTGGAACAAAACTGAGAATAGGGAACAATGTCTTGCTTGAGATAAGCCAGATAGGGAAAAAGTGCCACGGTAGCGGCTGCGAAATTGCACGGTCTGTTGGAGTATGTATAATGCCCCAAGAAGGGCTTTTTGCAAAAGTATTGAAAGGTGGCAAAATTAAAGCGGGAGATATTATCGAGATTTTAAATGAGTAA
- a CDS encoding aldehyde ferredoxin oxidoreductase N-terminal domain-containing protein codes for MIGKDFIRVLYIDLRNQKADIQERKDLYKYLGGAGVAAKLLEENMKKDVDPLHENQPLIISIGPLSTIFPVVTKAVATFVSPHTGEYGESHAGGRLAMAIRNAGYDAIVITGKAQKPIYLVITDKNIEFKDARAIWGLDVEETGRVIREREPGPGKRSIIRIGRAGENLVTYSCVNVDTYRHFGRLGIGAVFGSKNLKAIMIMGEEDLPISNLKEYFKTYQEIYKKVTQTDAMAKYHELGTPMNIKVLNSINSLPTKNLLQSNFEYADDISGETFAEKNLVRKVSCVGCPIGCIHIGQFRREFDKGYEYESIAVSYDHELIYALGSLLGIKTTDEVLQIIDEVELAGLDAISTGVVLAWATEALRKGLISREDTLADLEFGNTMEYIKAIDNIAERVNEFYYTIGKGLKEAVKKYGGEEFALLYGGNEMAGYHTGYAFALGQTVGARHSHLDNAGYSYDQSAKELKDEEIIDYVINEEKERAVLTSLCICLFARKVYDRATILKALNVVGINWTNDDLTRLANDVFFTKLKIKKELGYSLENYKFPKRIFETPTMWGKMDEERLNRLLKMYIERVEKEYEDWSRGK; via the coding sequence ATGATAGGTAAAGATTTTATAAGAGTTCTTTATATAGACCTTAGAAACCAGAAAGCAGATATTCAAGAAAGAAAGGACCTTTACAAATATTTAGGCGGAGCAGGTGTTGCTGCAAAACTTTTAGAGGAGAATATGAAAAAAGATGTTGACCCTTTGCATGAAAACCAACCTCTTATAATATCAATAGGGCCACTTTCAACAATATTTCCTGTTGTGACAAAAGCTGTTGCTACTTTTGTATCACCACATACAGGAGAATACGGAGAAAGCCATGCAGGTGGCAGACTTGCAATGGCTATCCGAAATGCGGGGTATGATGCAATAGTTATAACAGGAAAAGCTCAAAAGCCAATATATCTTGTCATTACAGATAAGAATATTGAATTTAAAGATGCAAGAGCTATATGGGGACTTGATGTAGAGGAAACAGGGAGGGTTATAAGAGAAAGAGAGCCAGGTCCAGGGAAAAGAAGCATAATCAGAATTGGCAGAGCAGGAGAAAACCTTGTAACATACTCTTGTGTCAACGTTGATACTTACAGACATTTTGGAAGGCTTGGAATTGGTGCAGTCTTTGGAAGCAAGAACCTTAAAGCTATTATGATAATGGGAGAAGAGGATTTACCTATTTCGAATTTAAAAGAGTACTTTAAGACTTATCAGGAGATATATAAAAAAGTTACACAGACAGATGCAATGGCGAAATATCATGAGCTTGGGACACCTATGAATATAAAGGTTTTAAACAGTATAAATTCGTTACCAACCAAGAATTTGTTACAGTCCAATTTTGAATATGCAGATGATATATCAGGGGAGACATTTGCTGAAAAGAACCTGGTAAGAAAGGTTTCGTGTGTTGGCTGTCCCATTGGATGCATCCATATAGGACAGTTCAGACGAGAATTTGACAAGGGATATGAGTATGAGTCTATTGCTGTATCGTATGACCATGAACTTATATATGCTTTAGGTAGTCTTTTAGGAATAAAAACAACTGATGAGGTCCTTCAGATTATTGATGAGGTAGAACTTGCAGGACTTGATGCAATTTCAACAGGTGTTGTACTGGCCTGGGCAACAGAAGCGCTCAGAAAAGGACTTATCTCAAGAGAAGACACTCTTGCTGACCTTGAGTTTGGTAACACCATGGAGTATATAAAAGCAATTGACAATATTGCAGAAAGAGTCAACGAGTTTTATTATACAATCGGCAAAGGTTTGAAAGAAGCTGTGAAAAAATATGGTGGGGAAGAGTTTGCACTTTTGTATGGTGGAAATGAGATGGCAGGGTATCATACAGGCTATGCCTTTGCGCTTGGTCAAACAGTTGGTGCAAGGCATTCTCATTTAGACAATGCAGGTTATTCTTATGACCAGAGTGCAAAAGAATTAAAAGATGAGGAAATAATAGATTATGTAATTAATGAAGAAAAGGAAAGAGCAGTGCTCACATCGCTGTGCATATGTCTATTTGCACGAAAGGTGTATGACAGGGCAACTATTTTGAAAGCATTAAATGTGGTTGGTATAAACTGGACTAATGATGACCTTACACGACTTGCAAATGACGTGTTTTTTACTAAACTAAAAATCAAAAAGGAGCTTGGATATTCACTTGAAAATTATAAATTTCCGAAGAGAATATTTGAAACACCTACAATGTGGGGAAAGATGGATGAAGAGAGGTTAAATAGGCTTTTGAAGATGTATATCGAGAGGGTGGAAAAGGAATATGAAGATTGGAGTAGAGGTAAATAA
- a CDS encoding substrate-binding domain-containing protein, with protein MQKEKYLRNFAALLTFIFVATLSFLSFSYSKTFKIATTTSIYDSGFLDFVIPAFEKKNDIKLAFISVGSGQAVKIFKNGDADGIIIHERSFLDELKKAKLINGYSAFVSNYFILVGPKDKKDLFKKVKSVQEAFALIRKNNFKFVSRADNSATYIRELEIWKLAKVQPNFGGYIKAGQGMGMSLNLANEKGAFILTDEATFYKMKDKLDSLDVVYQNSREQVLTNIYYFAYSPEKAQLSKFVAYLKSKEFKNLVSSFNQKFFKKEIYRVVK; from the coding sequence ATGCAAAAAGAAAAGTATCTCAGGAATTTTGCAGCACTACTTACTTTTATTTTCGTTGCTACTTTAAGCTTTCTTTCATTTTCTTACTCTAAAACTTTCAAGATAGCTACAACTACAAGTATATACGATAGTGGTTTTCTGGATTTTGTAATACCTGCATTCGAAAAGAAGAATGATATAAAATTAGCATTCATTTCAGTAGGAAGCGGTCAGGCAGTCAAGATTTTCAAAAATGGCGATGCTGATGGAATAATAATACATGAGAGGTCATTTTTAGACGAACTTAAAAAAGCAAAGCTGATAAATGGTTATAGCGCATTTGTTTCAAACTATTTTATACTTGTTGGGCCAAAAGATAAAAAGGATTTATTTAAAAAGGTAAAAAGTGTCCAAGAAGCTTTTGCACTGATAAGAAAAAATAACTTTAAATTTGTGTCACGTGCAGACAACTCGGCAACTTATATTAGAGAACTTGAGATATGGAAGTTAGCAAAGGTCCAGCCAAATTTTGGAGGATATATAAAGGCAGGGCAGGGTATGGGAATGAGTCTAAATCTTGCAAATGAAAAGGGAGCTTTTATTCTTACCGATGAAGCAACATTTTACAAAATGAAAGATAAATTAGATAGCTTGGATGTAGTTTATCAAAATTCAAGGGAGCAAGTACTTACAAATATATATTACTTTGCTTACTCACCTGAAAAAGCACAGCTTTCCAAGTTTGTTGCATACTTAAAAAGCAAGGAATTTAAAAATCTTGTGAGTTCTTTTAACCAAAAATTCTTCAAAAAAGAAATATACAGAGTTGTAAAATGA
- a CDS encoding MoaD/ThiS family protein has protein sequence MKIGVEVNNFFSRYGSRIGKMEIEIYQNTNVEKLLENLNIPKDKVGFVIVNQKRVDFDYVLSENDSVYITPYATGG, from the coding sequence ATGAAGATTGGAGTAGAGGTAAATAATTTCTTTAGCAGGTATGGCAGCAGGATAGGCAAAATGGAAATCGAGATTTACCAGAACACAAATGTAGAAAAACTTCTTGAGAACTTAAACATTCCAAAAGACAAAGTAGGATTTGTGATTGTCAATCAAAAAAGGGTTGACTTTGACTATGTGTTGTCGGAAAATGATAGTGTGTATATAACTCCATATGCAACTGGAGGATAA
- a CDS encoding MogA/MoaB family molybdenum cofactor biosynthesis protein, giving the protein MGFTFAVITCSDKASRGEREDLSAKIITDILLSQGFINVFYKIVPDEKEMIKEAIIQAQKRGANLILTTGGTGFYTRDVTPEATLEIVEKQTPGISELIRYETGKINKRSYLSRAVSGIYKNSLIINLPGSPKAVKECLEAVLPILEHGLNILLENERECGSES; this is encoded by the coding sequence ATGGGATTTACATTTGCAGTAATCACATGTTCTGACAAAGCTTCAAGAGGAGAAAGAGAGGATTTGAGCGCAAAAATAATAACTGATATACTATTATCCCAGGGTTTTATAAATGTATTTTACAAGATTGTCCCAGATGAAAAGGAAATGATAAAAGAAGCCATAATCCAGGCACAAAAAAGAGGAGCAAATCTGATACTGACAACTGGTGGAACAGGATTTTATACAAGAGATGTGACACCTGAGGCAACACTTGAAATTGTAGAAAAACAAACACCAGGCATTTCAGAGCTTATAAGATATGAAACGGGAAAGATAAACAAAAGAAGTTACCTTTCCCGTGCAGTGTCAGGGATATATAAAAACAGCTTAATAATAAATCTTCCAGGATCACCAAAGGCAGTAAAAGAATGCCTTGAAGCAGTTTTACCAATCTTAGAGCATGGCCTCAATATCCTCTTAGAAAATGAAAGAGAATGTGGAAGTGAAAGTTGA